A portion of the Flavobacterium limnophilum genome contains these proteins:
- a CDS encoding polysaccharide biosynthesis/export family protein — protein sequence MNKFLRYILVGMSVFFVSCIPTKDLIYLQNKSGTETTASISEVMLKPYRLQVNDVLSITIKADDPKLTTIFNPTNKGETDNVGSSLYFSGYTVDDHGNIRIPVLGEITAIGYTVDELRMKIEKQLLDEYFKKEANIFVIARLAGFKYTINGEVGSVGTKFLFQDHVNIMEAIANSGDITITGDRKAVTIIRQSPSGTEMHDIDLTDINVMQSPYYNLQPNDYIYVKPLKQKTWGTGKTGIESLSTIITLISLVTTAIVLLNL from the coding sequence ATGAATAAATTTTTGCGCTATATATTGGTGGGAATGAGCGTTTTTTTTGTTTCCTGTATTCCAACCAAAGACCTCATTTATCTCCAGAATAAAAGCGGAACCGAAACGACTGCTTCCATATCGGAAGTGATGTTGAAGCCTTATCGACTGCAGGTGAACGACGTTTTGAGCATTACCATTAAAGCGGACGACCCCAAACTGACCACCATTTTTAATCCTACCAACAAAGGGGAGACGGACAACGTGGGTTCTTCCTTGTATTTTTCCGGTTACACGGTTGATGACCACGGCAATATCCGCATTCCGGTTTTGGGGGAGATTACCGCCATAGGCTATACCGTTGACGAATTAAGAATGAAAATCGAGAAACAACTTCTGGACGAGTATTTTAAAAAAGAAGCCAATATTTTCGTGATTGCCAGATTGGCGGGATTCAAATACACGATTAACGGCGAAGTAGGAAGCGTGGGAACCAAATTCTTGTTCCAAGACCACGTGAACATCATGGAGGCCATTGCCAATTCAGGAGACATTACCATAACGGGCGACAGGAAAGCGGTAACCATTATTCGTCAATCGCCCTCGGGAACCGAAATGCACGACATCGACCTTACGGACATCAACGTGATGCAATCGCCTTATTACAATTTGCAACCCAATGATTATATCTATGTAAAACCCCTCAAACAAAAAACTTGGGGGACCGGTAAAACAGGCATAGAATCCTTGAGTACCATCATTACGTTGATTTCCTTGGTAACCACTGCCATAGTGCTTTTAAATTTGTAA